TCTTCGACAAGATGCACAAGGCCCGCAGCGAGAACGCCGAGCAGTCCTCCTCCAGCGAGCAGTCTAccgagggcgagaagaaggatgagaaCAAGCCTTAAGAAGGCcttggagagagaaagcgaAGAGCAAAGCGAACAAAAATTTcattgaaaaaaaaaaactcaaaATACCACTTGTATCAAAACCACATTTACTGTTCGATTATTCCAAAGAAGCGTGGGGCATGGCATAgatccctcttctttctgtATTTATGATGTACTCATATCCCGCCTAAGCTGCTACCTATGCAATTGCCTATTTTTTACCAATGTCGTTAATACCTATGGCTGGCGGAACAGGCGTTGGAGCATCAAAAAATTTCTCTAGGAAgatgttttttcttccttgattctattttcttttcttggtttATGAATGATTGATTGGACGGTCGCAAAGGGATCAAAATGCGCCTTGGGGGTATGGACAAAGGGacaaacgaaaaaaaagagaaaagagaccTTTGGTAGTTAGATGATAATGATTTTCTCCCCTCTTAAAATTTTCATTGAAATTCTCAATTACCTTCATGCCTTTGCGGAATTGTGATTCTATCTATACCCATATTTGCGGATTCTGTGGTATAAGTAAATGTTATTGTTGCGTGATGCTTCTTCTATTCTAAGTCATCCACCCCCAAGATGTATTCAACATGTTGATCCCATGCCAATGGATTGGACCTCTATATACAGTATCATGTCGTTGTGTGGCTATTTCCACCTCATTCGCCGGCGAATTGCTATTTCTCCCTGCTGGAAGTAAAGGCTGCTGCAAATCGTCGATGGGACTCTCGTCTCGGACGTTGACCACTCTCTGAAGACGTTCGCCGGGCCGCACAACAAGATTCTTTAGAAAGGAAGATTGATCTAGAACCATCTCCTGCGCTGGTACAGAGGTATCGTCTCGGTGTTGGAGCCGCTTATGATGGTTGGCTGtgtagaagatgaagagtgTGAGGCAAACGATGATTGATAcgcagaggaagatggctaGGGCTGGAGGCATGACATCTGCGTTATGAATAGGTTTGGGTGAGGGAGGATGATCGAACGGCGATCGGTAGCCTGGAGCCATGAGTGCTGGTTaagaagatgggatgagGAGAAAAGCGGCATGTATGAGATCACGGTTGGATTTGATTAAAGCTACTTCTTAAGACGAGAATACGATAGAATGGCCATCACAAGTGGGAAGGGATTTTCACCTTCCGCGTGCTTCTCGTGTTTGCTGTGGGTGCAAAAGGGTTGATTGCCTCATTCTCCCTGAATTACGAGTTTCATTCCAGAGGCGGACCTGTGCTCTCGTCAACGTGACTACCCGCGTCGTACATCATCAATTTGCAGGGCAAAGGCAAACCATTTGTGAGACAGTGCCCCCTCAGCCATAATATTTGCACTGCTAGCTAAACAAATGGTCACCGGACTGCATGTCACCAAGCGTGAAGGAACAGGAGAGAGGTGCGGTCATAAAGAAGAGCCGGGAATCATTAGAAAGAGTATTTTGTTGCTTTAGATTTTAGTGCAAGATACAACACGTGTGCACCGGCATCATCACCTCCCAAAGCCAAACCAGCCTCTCTTAGTCGTCTGAGCAGGCTGCTCGGGTTCCTGGGCGCCTTCGACGGCTTGCCCACCCACGGCCACCTGGGGCTCCTTTCCTGGATAGTGAATATAGTTCCACGCAACGTCGAGGAAAATGGGCTTGATAGGGACCACCTCTTCTCTGGGAGGGAATTCGACTATGTGTTCTAGATCGGCCCCACCGACGGGGTATTCGTACAGCTTCTCGACAAGAGGAACGTTGCTTTCGTACTCGTCGACCTtggttttcttcttccgcagGTTGTCGACGTGGACAATGGCGCGGTGGCGCTGCAGCTCGCCATCAATCACCTGTTCCAAGAACTTGACGGAAGCAGGGGAGATGTCAAGGCTCAAAGGAGCCTCATCGGAAACAGGCTCTACGTTTGGAAGCTTGGCCACAGCTTTTAAGCTGAACCCGAGAGCGCTATTGATGAGGGCCAGGGCGTTTGCAGAGTTGCCAATAATGGCATGTGACCGAGCAACTGCGAGGTGCCTGCGTATCCTCGTTAGCTATTGAGCCTAAACCTTCACAACCCCCTTCCTCTGCAAGATAATGGGCCGAGGGCCGTAGAATGCGGTACTTACTTGAGAGCGATAAAGTAGTTCTCGTAAGCCTCGACGCGGGTAGCAAGttcctcgtcggcggcgACTCCAGGGAGCTCTCGGATAGACTCCAAGTTCTGAAGAATTCCATCGTACAGAGCAGCCTtttccttgagcttggccagTTTCTTTCCAGTTGGCAattccctctctttctttgcttctgcaGACGCTGCGTCTTTCTTCTTACCCCTCCTTCGCAATTCATACTCTTCTGTGGCACCGTCGTGGGGACCTGTAAGAACCCGGTTCCGGCCGATTCTCCAGCTTATCATCTCGTAGTTGACTGCTGTGCGGGTAATCTGTAGCCGTTGCATTCTAGGATCGCTTTGGCCAACGCCATCTCCTTTGAGTTCGTCAATGGCCTGCTTAGTGGCATCGACCGCATCTTGAGTAGATATTAAGATTTCATCATAAGCGGCAGCTACCTCGTGGAGCCCCTTGTCCTGGGACTTGGCAACTGTCTGCGAAAGCCTCTCTTTGGCCTCACTGACAATTGACCAGTATGTGGCTATttgagcatcttcaatctGGACCTGGTGGGATCGCCAAGTCAGCGTCTGGGGGGCAGTTTCGCTACCCGCAATGCCGTCCTTGGACTCTGGGTTTGCCTCGGCCAGAAGAGTGGCATCAATTCGGTTGATTTCTTGAACCAGAGCGTCGTCTGATCGTGGGAAGGCATTCTTAGCCAGGGTAGCAACTGAGACCGTTCGGGGAGTCTTGAGCTGGTAAGCAGCAAACCGGATCGACGGCTCGACCGTCTCGGAGAGCAAGtctttgaagatgtcgcTCTTGCTAGCGGTAGCCAATGCGTTGTAGATGATGTAGGTTGTTGCGTAGCTCCGCAGACAAGGCTCCCAGCTTTGCTTTTCGAATTGCATAGCACCGCGGATGAGCGATGCATATGCCCGAGCCTCGAGAACATCAGTCGTGGTGGCGCCGGTGACGTCGGTCTGCGATAGGATGCTGACGAAGTGTTCAGCGCTTCGAGCGGCTTTCTCGAGCCGTGAGACAATGTGAGACCGGGCGCGACCAGCAACTCCCTTCTGATCGTTTGCATGCCCAGCCTTGATGCTCATTGCCTGGGCCCAGGCGCGTTCGCTGGTAAGGAGGAGTAGATGGACATGTCTGGGAGGAGGCGCAACAGGCTCAAGTTAGCTCaattgctgcttctttggcggcggGACACGTTGAACCCATGGAGATGGGAGGCAGAGAGGGCGGATAATATCATACTCATTGTTTCCCTGGACGTCTTCGGCCGTCACTTGTTCCGGCTTGCGAAACTTGCCTCGATTCTTAGTCACGATGCCTAGCTTCTTGCGCGAGTTGAGCAGGCGCTTGGACAGCTGGCCATGATAGGTGGAGAAGTCGCCATAGAGCAGAGCTTGGTCTCGGCCCCGGACGACGAAGCTGGTGATGTCCATTGTCATTTCACTGGCCTTGCTGGAGTCAATGACAATGATGCTCGGTCTCCAATTTGTGCTCTGGCAGTGGCCAGGCTGTTCAGCGACCAGCTAGTGGCTCTTGAGCTGGGATTGGCGGGGATGGCGGggcactttttttttctttttggccaGAAGCACGAGATATTGCTGGCAAGGCTGGAGGGTTAAAATCCGGGTGGGATGTTGGCTTACATAATGTTTTGAGCAGTATAAGGTTTGAGCGTTAGTTTGCTTAGCGGTATCTCTGCATAGAGAGTACTCGATGCACAGGCAGTTGCATCGCTTCTTCATCCGTATCGGTCAAACAGCATATCCAAAGCTAAATGAAGAAATCATGATATTGAGGCGTCACCTTAACCGATTAGTACAGATGAGTGCGCGATTTGAGAACCCGTGCTTGGTGCAACAGCATCCTTCATGCCCTTTCAGCGACTTCACGATGGCTCGAATAGACGGACAATCAGTACGTTACTACATAGTAGAATCTTACTATAGTAGATGGATCTCATCAGACAGCAAACAACTGCAATGAGACATGAATGGAGTAGACTGCACATCATTGCCGTTTATCATGTTTAGGTGGAGCCGGGAATGAAACAGCTctaagctgctgctgctaggtCAGAATACGACTACGTGCTGCTGAGAATATAGCTCCTGACGCTCAGTTAGTTGTGCTGTTGATGACATGTGCAATTTTCACAAGCTGCCAATAAGTGCACGACTCACTGGTGTACGTGGGCGAGGCACACGTGGGTGAGACATCTTCTAAGACATCAAATCCACTCGAGTCGATGCTGTGGGATTAGCCATCATTAGCACCTGTAGTAGTCGCCCGATGGTTATCGGTGTCTCCCGTTGCACTGGAGGGTTCGATCGATTGCGCAGTAGCATCCTGTCTAGATCGGGCTCACTGACAACAAAGCAAAGACGCCTCATCTTGACAGATGTATGACAACCGAGATTCATCGATATCGATCAAGACACACTACTCCAGCTGATGCATGTGACGACTCTGGCCACGACTGTCTCGCACGCTGATATCGATTCTACGCTGGTAGCCGTGAGTTGTACTTGGTGTGAAGGACGAGTAAATCAATATTAGTTCTCATTCGAAGCACTAGCGCTTCCTCACCGTGTAAACACGGCTCAAGAGCTTCATCCTGCCGGGGTATCTGCAGCTCCATCGCCTTCAGCTCGGATGGTCCGAAGCTAACAGCCTTGTGATGGCCCATGTTGCAGCGACCTTTGCTTGCTTTGATGCCGGTAGAAGACGCGGTTGGCCTGAGTCACGGTTCTATTGGCCACGTCGTGTCTAGCaagctttctctctcacGCTCAATGCAACCAGAATCAGCTCATGATAACGCGTCACTGTCTCTGttcccctctcttcctctctctggTTCTTGGCTCTGGGCATACTACTAGTCCCAGCACCTTGCAGTTGTGGCGTATACAAAGCAAGGAAAGGGAGTGCAAGACGTATCGCGTACAGTACTTACAAATCAGTacaaagtacggagtattagGCCAGGTAGTCGGTCTGCGTGTCTTATCCCTCATGCTCACGAGCGATGGCAattggcagcagcatcggTGGTGGGTGTGGCCGTCATTGTTTGGCGCCAAAGGCCGGTTGCGACTTCGTGTCAGCCATGCATATATGCGGGCACTGCTGGCAGGATCTGGGTTGATTCGACGAGACGAAAAACGACAGCCAAAACTGACATGATACGGCCCAATGCGCTTGGGTCGGCAATCGTCTGCTCGGGGATTTTGGAGCGCATTCAGGGATCACGGACAACAGCCAGCAGGGTGGTGGGTGACACCATGCATTTGGGTGCTGGGCTTCTTGGTCACGTGGCCCAATATGTCCAGGGTTGGCCCCTCCAGAGGCCCCAGAGCCCCGGAGCTCCAGCGCTCCAGCGCTCCAGATAACCCCCCAGGCCGTCTTTCAGGCCTCTCCAGGACTTCTGGCAGCGTTCTGGCGGGCTGTTGCGGATGGAGTCGGTGGCAGAGCAATGCGGGCGAGATGCGCCACATACTGAAACGGGGCCTTCGGACTGGGCCAGCGCTTGACGATCCCTGTCGATGCAAATGTTGTGCGTGCAGCTGACCTTCTTTTTGGCTCGTTGCAGTAGCCGCAAGCGGTTTTTGCGTGCATCTGGCGGTGGTGTGGCACCAGTCGGTACATCCAAGTGATAAATTGATCTAAAAGCTTGATTGAGGCGCGATGGATGGGAATTGTTAGGAGAAGAATCCTTACATCGGCAGCAGCTGAGTGCCGGATACGAGTACTGTTACATGTATCAAAGGGTACATACATTGCCGGGATGGAACGTTTCAAGCTTTGGAAAATCCAAAGAATGCATGTACCGCGATTGGTGACGAGGCTCAGCTGCAAGGGAGGCGGTTCCTCCGAAGAGTTGCGTGTAATACCGATGCCGAGAATTGATTGCCTTGTTTTTCgacaaactttttttttccctctccgtctctccaATCACATGCATTTTCTTCACCTGGAACGAGTCGCAGCGAAGCATCAAGGATCAATGCTAGAACGATATCAACGATGGGTACAAGGAAATCAGCTGCCCATGTGACCAAATGCTGTCAGTAAAGGTTTGGAgagatccatctccagcttgtACCTCCCGATGCCCATCCATGTATCTCCCAGTACTGCAGAGCCACTTCTAGGCCATCTCGCGCCCCGCCGTCCCAGCTATCGCGTACCGCTCCAGCCACTCAGCATCTGCCAATACATGCCTAGCACCTGGTAcccgtacttgtacatgtacttccCACAGCGCTTGGCCCGCTATCCCGCTATAATCTATCCCACTAATTCCCACTACCGCTGTGACCTGCCTGGCGACTCAACATGATTCTGTCAAGGTCTGCTGCATATGTAGAGACTCACTCACACATCTCCAGTCTCCAATGACATTCGCCAGACcggcctctttttctttccggTTGCCCTCCTACTATTAGTCCGCGGCCTCTTCATTTGCTCCTCCACCTTGGCTCTGTCTCTGCCGTTGTCTCAGGCCgccttaaaaaaaaaaaggaaacagagaaaaaagcgCGTTGCTGCTCCGAGACAATACAAGACAACCATCTGCATCAGTGTCGACGAAACCTGGATTGCGGCCTCCTCACGGCCGCTTTTGCGCTTGCCAGCTGGAGCCTCGTGCTCTATACATCGATATCTTGGCATCTTAGCACCGCTgatttttctctcctttttccttttctctgtCCGGAATCTCACACTATCTCATGCTCTCCTCACCCTGATTTGCCTCCCGCCTTTTTCTCGCCCCATCAGGAAGGCAGTCATTTCAGTCGCATATTCTCCCCCTTTCACCTTAACTTCTTCCTTACGCAATTTCCTTCAGATCTACCTTGCTTTTCCAGTAGCTGTTTATCTGCGGGCTACGCCTTGACGGTATCATCTTGACTGTTCCTCTCCTGGCGGCGTTCACATCGTGACCAAACCACGTATCTTTCCGTCTATAAAACGGCATTCACGCTTACGAAACCAcgcagaaagagagagagagaagcacATGAATTAATATAACATAGCCTGTCCGCCCCCATCCGACATTACCCTTGCATGAGCTTGTGTGATGACGAGTTAAGCTTCGTCACACATGCGGTAAAAcgcctcctctctctctttctctctcttcccaaCTCCCACCTTT
This genomic stretch from Trichoderma breve strain T069 chromosome 1, whole genome shotgun sequence harbors:
- a CDS encoding RNA-binding signal recognition particle 68 domain-containing protein gives rise to the protein MDITSFVVRGRDQALLYGDFSTYHGQLSKRLLNSRKKLGIVTKNRGKFRKPEQVTAEDVQGNNEHVHLLLLTSERAWAQAMSIKAGHANDQKGVAGRARSHIVSRLEKAARSAEHFVSILSQTDVTGATTTDVLEARAYASLIRGAMQFEKQSWEPCLRSYATTYIIYNALATASKSDIFKDLLSETVEPSIRFAAYQLKTPRTVSVATLAKNAFPRSDDALVQEINRIDATLLAEANPESKDGIAGSETAPQTLTWRSHQVQIEDAQIATYWSIVSEAKERLSQTVAKSQDKGLHEVAAAYDEILISTQDAVDATKQAIDELKGDGVGQSDPRMQRLQITRTAVNYEMISWRIGRNRVLTGPHDGATEEYELRRRGKKKDAASAEAKKERELPTGKKLAKLKEKAALYDGILQNLESIRELPGVAADEELATRVEAYENYFIALKHLAVARSHAIIGNSANALALINSALGFSLKAVAKLPNVEPVSDEAPLSLDISPASVKFLEQVIDGELQRHRAIVHVDNLRKKKTKVDEYESNVPLVEKLYEYPVGGADLEHIVEFPPREEVVPIKPIFLDVAWNYIHYPGKEPQVAVGGQAVEGAQEPEQPAQTTKRGWFGFGR